One window of Channa argus isolate prfri chromosome 4, Channa argus male v1.0, whole genome shotgun sequence genomic DNA carries:
- the LOC137125549 gene encoding uncharacterized protein isoform X4, with protein MSNLMRFSVIYFFVSFSLTAVSCQDQVTCYIREDVLLPCMSTGANSSVFWKDKNDDNVLTIKQSKPDYSSQHEKFKGRVESFPDQYKKGNFSILLKKVQQSDSGSYYCFVPKVKFEQRVQVTVTGERAATSPAPGSSAHITGVTLNSLHLTLISVILFNCCST; from the exons ATGAGCAACTTAATGAG aTTCTCAGTGATCTACTTTTTTGTGAGTTTCTCTTTGACTGCAG TGAGCTGCCAGGATCAAGTAACGTGCTATATAAGAGAGGACGTCCTGCTGCCCTGCATGTCCACAGGAGCAAATTCTTCTGTCTTCTGGAAGGACAAAAATGACGACAACGTATTGaccataaaacaaagtaaaccaGATTATTCATCCCAGCATGAGAAGTTTAAAGGTCGAGTGGAAAGTTTCCCTGATCAGTACAAGAAGGGAAACTTCTCCATCCTCCTGAAGAAGGTCCAGCAGTCAGACAGTGGATCTTATTACTGCTTTGTCCCTAAAGTGAAGTTTGAGCAGCGAGTCCAGGTCACTGTCACAG GTGAACGTGCTGCAACAAGTCCTGCTCCTGGATCATCAGCTCATATCACTGGAGTAACACTGAACTCCCTCCATCTGACTCTGATCTCTGTTATTctgttcaactgctgttcaaCTTAA